One Aneurinibacillus migulanus genomic region harbors:
- a CDS encoding erythromycin esterase family protein: MKRKFALAVLTATLASTVLPQTYANVLAAPSSESAQNKKQTEQETWGKWVRNHAHGLDTIEPATAERKDTFSDLKFLKQALKDKRIVLLGESSHGTAEFSSAKVRLIQFLHQEMGYDVIAFESGLGEASAAFAQADSQTSLDTMKQAIYPVWHTKETLPLFDYIKQNTNTEHPLILTGFDMQPHRTFTPFARQWFAHIDAERATQLEQTERQLAQLFRLEATLKEFSASKSKLVQQYNELKKFIKDNKDALQRVYPDRPELISIVDRVFDSRLRALNEYLEPNIRLYENYQNGKYEPPASLEENPIYLRDKAMAEDLAWLAETLYPDKKIIVWGHNSHIRKKSSGVKNDLIFGGAPNMTELLPERLKEQAYSIGLYMYQGENADNSQEKHPVKQPENPESLEMIMKQADQRYAFADMAQEKRKKGTEWMFESRPAFYWGGMFEEQFVPREQYEGILQIDTVHAPHYLTGESEKKQDKE; encoded by the coding sequence ATGAAACGCAAATTCGCTTTAGCCGTACTTACTGCTACATTAGCTTCTACCGTTCTTCCGCAAACGTATGCTAATGTGCTGGCCGCACCGTCCAGCGAATCGGCACAGAACAAAAAACAAACTGAACAGGAAACATGGGGAAAATGGGTGCGTAACCATGCACATGGGCTTGATACGATTGAACCTGCTACTGCTGAGAGAAAAGATACGTTCTCTGATTTGAAATTTTTGAAGCAAGCATTGAAGGATAAGCGTATTGTATTGCTTGGAGAGAGCTCGCATGGAACGGCTGAATTTAGTTCAGCTAAAGTTCGTCTCATCCAATTTTTGCATCAGGAGATGGGATATGACGTTATCGCTTTCGAATCCGGGCTTGGTGAAGCTTCTGCCGCCTTTGCACAAGCAGATAGCCAAACATCGCTTGATACGATGAAGCAAGCCATTTATCCGGTTTGGCATACGAAGGAAACGCTTCCGCTGTTCGATTATATTAAGCAGAATACTAATACAGAGCATCCACTTATTTTAACCGGATTTGATATGCAGCCACATCGCACATTTACTCCATTTGCCCGGCAATGGTTTGCCCATATCGATGCAGAACGAGCTACTCAACTGGAACAAACAGAACGACAGCTTGCTCAGCTTTTTCGATTGGAAGCTACCCTAAAGGAATTTAGTGCATCCAAATCAAAGCTGGTGCAGCAGTATAATGAGCTAAAGAAATTCATAAAAGATAACAAGGATGCATTGCAGCGTGTATATCCGGACCGCCCGGAGCTGATAAGCATAGTGGACCGCGTATTTGATTCGCGATTGCGTGCTTTGAACGAATACTTGGAGCCGAACATCCGCCTGTATGAAAATTATCAAAATGGCAAGTATGAGCCGCCGGCATCACTGGAGGAAAATCCGATTTATCTGCGGGATAAAGCGATGGCCGAAGATCTTGCCTGGCTGGCAGAAACGTTGTATCCGGACAAAAAAATTATTGTCTGGGGACATAACTCGCATATCCGCAAGAAAAGCAGCGGGGTGAAAAACGATTTGATATTCGGTGGTGCGCCGAATATGACTGAGCTTCTCCCGGAACGTCTGAAAGAGCAGGCGTATTCGATCGGCTTGTACATGTACCAGGGTGAGAATGCAGATAACTCGCAGGAAAAGCATCCGGTCAAACAGCCGGAAAATCCTGAGAGTCTTGAAATGATTATGAAACAGGCTGATCAGCGGTATGCATTCGCAGATATGGCCCAGGAGAAGCGGAAAAAGGGGACCGAGTGGATGTTCGAGTCCCGACCTGCATTCTACTGGGGAGGGATGTTTGAAGAGCAGTTTGTGCCACGCGAACAATATGAAGGAATTCTCCAGATTGATACAGTGCATGCACCACATTATTTGACGGGCGAATCGGAGAAGAAGCAGGACAAGGAATAA